The window TTCGGACGGATATTGGACTTTGaggaattgctggtttctgggcATCTGGTTTCCTCTTCTGCGATCGCGAATAAAGGGCCGAGATCATGAATGGTTAAGTGGACTGGTGGGATTTTTACTCTACACGATCGTGTAAAAAGGTTCGTGTTCGCGGAGGGTCGAGCGGGAGGTTATTCGCGTTCGCATCGGGGCTATCGCGAACGCGGTGTTCTAATGGGGCTGGCCCGTTTGATGAAGGTTGTTCTATGCGACGCATAGAAATGTTTTCGATCACGAAAATGGAATGGGCTGAGCAATGCGATCGCGTTCTGGGCATCGCGTTTAAGAAAGGAAGCTTTTAGGCAGCTGTTTAttggccttcgcgatcacgagtggatttccgcgatcgcgaaggggaaagacctaggcagtgttcttttaaaatcgaggttttggctcatttgcacttcatttcctccatgggagccggtattggagcgatttttggagctccatcttcatcatctacatcaaggtaagtgattttcacctattgcaagctaaatacaaggtttatatacggatttagatatgaaaattagtagaaatttgagattttaaagaaagacctagaaattagtattttgaatttttaccacgaaatttggacatggaattggaaataaattttgtatttgagttcgtgaggctatgggtaatggttatcttcgaatatttttggaatccgggcacgtgggtccaagggtgcttttatcgacttttcgagcggagttggaaattgattacttttgagtattagagcatattttgattgggttgcatcttatttggctagttttggagcgacgggcttCGGTTAGAGTTGTCGGAAGgccttgggagccggttatggaactacggagcgaggtaagtattatttctaatcttgtaagagggaattaaccccataggtgaactaaattattgtgtgcttctatttgtgggggctatgtatgcacgaggtgacgagagtccgtacgtagctactagctatgcctacgtacgggtagttttaggctcacatcatgccttgttgatattgttattgatttatgtttattgttttgccttgagagggagcgaaaTTAAGTcttcttattaaatgttttgaaaggagttgaaattgaagaacttaagatttaaaaggtttcatttgaacttcgtaatttcgaaaagaattgaggaatatcataaaagctgaagaaatctatgtgtaaccgtgtCGCATGTaggtttcgcgagcggggtaatttccttaaaaagttacaagctgaatttcccttgtTTTCTAAAGaaccaagaaagagatatgattttaacgttaaatttatatttgaccgcgtcgcgcgtatgattcacgagcggggtattttctactactcttatgggatcaggtcgttcgcctcggcatgatttatgtaccacactctcatggtagggggccgttcgcctcggcaagttaatagatgcatctatggttcgcgccgttcgaccctcggcagtgcacagtttactcttatgttggattgggccgtacgcctcgtcatttactatatatattatcctcatggaatcatgtgtaatatttggcaagaggaCAGTGTATCTGAGGttttccctgatttgaattatgacaacctctttgatgagatccactatctctatatatatgctccggttaggagggaacttgctagttgagaaCTTGAGTAAGATCGTAAAGAGGGCAATTATACCACGTATTTTATACATGTTTATTTCATACATTTACTCGGTTTCATatttattcacttctttactgtacctgatattattggaccactagtaagtgtcgaagtcgacctctcgccactacttcttcgaggttagacaggatacttactgggtgcgcattattttcgtactcatactatatttgctGTATATTTTGTTATACAGGTACATGTATGGCTAGTGTCCTTGTGAGCGTTGCAGCGTGGTTGATACGGGGACTTAGGTGTGCTGCATCTTGTGAGATGAtccacagccagcagagtctccttcagagtgtttgtattttcttttctgtccaaatttgtaatccggacagttattgtattttattttgttccCTAGTAAATACTCATGCTCTTGTAACACTGGGTTCTAGAATGATTATGGGattattcagtattgaaatttgcgaaaaatattattatttactctgtgaagttcatcatttatttttttaattgaaggaaatttatgaTTTCAGGAATATTAAAAagagaatttactaattattggtgttggcttgcttgacagtagtgtccgacgccatcacgatctttcaaggattttggttcgtgacacagACCGTCTATaggatcacatatacaatacacctatgcgtttcatagaccgtccatagggttcataacacatcattatgcacataaccatatataaactcaaagtgaCATGACTAACACTacttttaaggtcgtaagttcccggatcattggaacacttcatggtcatgctcatcatggagaaacatagctcattacattagcacatgtatggtgaatcaataagtcaatttcaatggaacATGGCCCAAATTCATTTTCATAAGAtttatcatcatttagcatatgaCATCTCTCTTTCACCTCATTATATACCCCCTTGTCAActtaaggtcattagctaagttcatgattcttggggacttaacattgaagtcatttgcatttattattttagaagcatacatacaatgattgaaaccattgaaacatacaatgcctcataaTTCTCATCTTGGCAAGCGGCCACATTTCATGTttatactatcacttacttgtacttgccatgggtgatcatagaacattaagagcatttaaaacatttaggaacaccatagcctttACTCATGAGAACGtaagagcttataacacattggaacaaaagtacaaatacggtcatctcataacctttcaacccatatatcacttcattcgtactttcaaccacttacaatatcattatttcattggctctcttggccatacctataattcttctttcatggcacaatggacatatttcatattccacactttcatatctttcctttcatggatcgtcatcataaatatcaacatatagaatattccggaaatcataactttaggttcattagtaatgaaggctttaaacacaatagatttctttccaagaagtgAAGTAAAATGATTGTCAATCGAagtgcaagttaaaatcataaacgagtaacacaccatttattcttgaaatacttttccccaaaagggcaatactcAATTTCAACTCATAATTATGCAAGAGCTCAAaccacattggaaatacttacaaagcatagcatttgttaaaacaaccacctttgggcatgacttgagcaCATAAGCTTTTAgacaaatctattttcgaagtcaatttggagcagttgaatcaaggctcatttcataaccgtTCTCGCATCATTTCATTTAATTGGCACCACTGGCCACaaatataactttcattattggcacggtagACACACTTtacatctccaacccacttctttcactttccatCATCTTTATgggttatcaacaacaaggcatttctaatcaagaccttaggtacacatatgaataGTTAAGAGTCTTACgcacatcgagtttttctcacacaatttggcatcataactttcatttgaaacacgactcaaagccataacattttaatacacaacccatactttgaacacattcccgaaggataacataacatgataagagcattcgtaacacatattgaacatatctctttcggcacaaagcttattcggaatagtcaatttataataaacaactcgggacttacaagaacatcgtgagatttaattctaagagagaagtttagccaacatacctgaaattttccccttaataatactacgacattccaccacactaaacaacttcaatctataataatgcaacacaattgcaccaatattaacaagatttctatactttaagtcatttagactttttatcaaacatcaAGTGTGGATATCTTTCTACGACCTCctccaatggaatttcttcacctaagaaccaccttccacaccaatgattcacctcacaatcgtctctaggccatccacaacttccattagcacatgcatgcccaataattcactcccaacccttaaatcttatcaattaattcattttacaatctccacaataccaacacaacctaggttaggcaTTTGTGGCTTctaatcaccatcccataagtcctaacacatatttcatacataaataatcaccatgaattagttagagatggtggacatacctcttgtagtgagactcttgaaaatcttaacttgtagtgttctttaccaatttggggattttaatggaaatctatggatctttatgattaatcctagttaatataagtgtttaggagtagttgtcaactcaaatttactccaaaaacattaccttggttcGTGGGAGGGAAGTGTTTGACGGATTCCCCTtgatatgcaagccctagctcaaagaaatgtcttagcccctctctctacccggccttgggggtatttatagggctCCTAAGTGTGCGGCCATACACCTGGGCAATTGGCTGCACACACGAGGCAGAAACCCCCTTTCATGCACGGCGTCGCATTCCGGTGTGCATATGGGATAGGTCAGGTAAAATAGCCTTAGTTTTCTGTgcacatatccaaatgacaaacgatttgatgcgttagaaactagagtCAGGGggttttaatttgataggtatatcaccacctaagtcGTTACATTGTGGGAATTCTATTCGTTTGAAGTCGGGTCTTGTGCTAATTGAGACagcctttccacttaatgtatccaacttgttccacacaaattcttgccattcacaaaactccttagtatgttccaacacaccttaaacatatattttcatttcaaaatgatgtggttcttCCCATGGgtatcctttaatactcgaatacgttattcccaaataccgttggcgcactttaaaatcttaaatcattagaaaattttaacggggcttttgttcaactgtcgatagtctatacacatcctcatcgaaccatccttattcttgacgaacaacacgggcgcaccccaAGGAAAGATACTAGGTCTactgaatcccttatcaagcaaatcttgcagctactccttcagttccttcaactcaggtgGCGCCATACGGCATGGGGGAataaaatgggctgagtgcccagagccaaatcaatacggaagtcaatatccctgtcgagtggcatccccggtagatcgtcgggaaacacctctagaaaatCACGCACAACCGGTACCGAATCCATGCAAGGaataagaaataaccttgctagtagaatggccacttctcgaccatatgtctagccttcacataagaaataaccttgctagtagaatggccaggagtccccctccactctaatcggggAAATCACAGCATGactaaggtcatcgtcttggcgtgacaatgcaatatagcatgataaggtgatagccaatccatacccaagataacatcaaagtccatcatatcaagaagtaggacaTTTACACTTTTCTCAAGGCTCTCGATAGAAACCACACATGAGCGGTAAatatgatctacaacaatagaatctcccacaagcatggacacatatactGGAGCACTCAAATAATCATGAGGCACgatcaaatatgaagcaaaataggatgacacgtagaaataagtagatcccggatcaaatagagctaaagcatctctatggtaAACTGGAAAAATACTTGTGATGACGACGTGAGATAACtctgcctcaggtctagctgggaatgcataaaaatggggctgggccctaccactctgacctccgcccctcgggcgacccctagctagctggcctccacctctaatggcctgacctccacctctaatggactgacctccacctctaacgatcTGACCcatgcctctggctggctgtgcGGGCGGTGGAgaaaccggtgccggtatgatggcacgagaaccctgctaaGATTTGTTACTCGACAATCTAGGGCAATAGCTCCTGATGTGACC is drawn from Nicotiana tomentosiformis chromosome 12, ASM39032v3, whole genome shotgun sequence and contains these coding sequences:
- the LOC138902729 gene encoding uncharacterized protein produces the protein MGQIVRGGGQSIRGGGQAIRGGGQLARGRPRGGGQSGRAQPHFYAFPARPEAELSHVVITSIFPVYHRDALALFDPGSTYFYVSSYFASYLIVPHDYLSAPVYVSMLVGDSIVVDHIYRSCVVSIESLEKSVNVLLLDMMDFDVILGMDWLSPYHAILHCHAKTMTLVML